Genomic window (Capsicum annuum cultivar UCD-10X-F1 chromosome 10, UCD10Xv1.1, whole genome shotgun sequence):
CTCAGCTTTCAATCTCTCCCTTTCCGCGATTTtgttttcaagaaactcaagtaGACCTCGGAGCGATATACTTGGATTCTTGCTTCTCAACAGTTCACCTGCAACTTCTGCTGGTGTAACCTCCACTTCTTCGAGGAGCTGTCCAATCTGATCAAACAGTTCGTGCTGTCGAATCCCTAAGTAATTGAAAACCAACTGTTTAAACGCGGATAACCTGCAGTAAGACATGTGAATGTGCATGTCCATTCGTCCAGGCCTCAACAACGCTGCATCTAGTTTGTCAATGTGGTTAGTCGTGACCACAATTATCCGTTCCTCTCCACAACACGACCAAATCCCATCGAGAAAGTTAAGTATCCCGGACAATGTCACCTGGTGAAGTTAGAAATCCACATAAGTAGAGGtaagaacaacaacaacgacaacaacaatacCCGGTgaattcccacctagtggggtctggggaggataaaatgtacgcagtccataccagaAGTAGATAGACTGTCTCCGACAGACCCCCGGCTAGCTCAAAACACAAGGACAGTAAATAAGGTCATAATAAAACACAAAACAAGTAGAAAAAACAGAAATAAGGCACACACAGAGTAGTAAGATACACTAACAAATCGCAAGCGCCCACCTCCCCCAAACCCCCTAACTAGAGATCGACTCCATCCTATGTGCAAAAGTCCTACAACTAACTACAAACAGGCTACCCCAAAGCACACCTAACCACTGGCTACGACTCACCCATCACGCACTAACCTACTAACCTAATTCGTGTTCTCCATACTTTCCTATCTAGGATACTCATACgtcagtaagctgtaactactcTATGTCATGAAAACTGAACTATATGTAACTTACCCTATTGTGTTCTCCTTTTCTTCCACCTTTTCTCTGTTCTCGATGTTGATGCTGCAATCAATGTCTTCGATCACAAGTATTGATCGACCAGACATGCCTAGTAACAACGATCTCAGACTTGAATTGCTACGAACTTCAGTAAGATCCAAATCGTATACATCATAGTTCAGATGATTCGCCATAGCAGCTATCAAACTCGATTTACCAGTTCCTGGAGGGCCGTAAAGCAAGTACCCTCGCTTCCACGCTTTCCCAATCCTACTATAGTACTCTTTCCCCTTAACAAAACTCGCCAAATCATCAACCAACGCGGCCTTAACCTCTTCATCAATAGCCAGAGTATCCAATGTCATAGGATGTTCGAGTTTCATCCCATCAGGACCCCAGTTACGAAAATTTGAATGCAGTTTTATCGCCCTGGATTCTTCCTTAGCGGATTTTGACCTCTCCATAATGTATGGCAAATACGAGTTCAACACCTTCTGCTTATGTCTCTTATGGAAACTCAACTCATAACATCTAAGTTCTGAACACAACGCGGCTATCATGTCGCGAATCTCCTCATTCTGACTCCCTGACTCGATACGCCTACATTCCATCCTCCATTTCACCTTAACATCCTCGAAAACATCAATAATCTCCTCGTCTTTCTCCATCGTAATAACCAATCCCTTATCATTCTCCGTCTTACCTATACGTATACTCTTAGTCGATGAGTTCACTATCGTACCCAAATACACCTCAACTGCCTCGAACACCAGGTTTGGAGACGGACCCTGGAATTCATGTATAAGGATAGTAAAGTTGGAAGAAAAACGACAAAAAAGCTCATGGAAATTATCGAACACAAAACTTCGGAATTCCTTTGGGATTAAGTCATTCGCTACGCTCCGGACGAGCATAACTGTAGCAGTAACAGATGCAATAGTCGATATCACAGTTTTCAGATTAGTCATTTCATCAGGAGACATGTTGCTGATGTCAAATGACAATAAGATACTTTGCTTGTATGAATTGTATACATACAAAgatttcaaacatatatatatagtggaaaattataataaagtttataataaaaaatattattattaaagaCTTGAAGTAGACTTTAGGAAGTTTCTTGGAAACTATTAATTAACTATCCATCACCTACTTGGAAATTTAATAGATGTGACATAACCAACATCAACATCAGCATCAGACATCAGcattttcatttattatattacttTCTTACTTCATTTTTTACGTGttcactaaattaaaataaataaagcagTTTTGTGTACTAAA
Coding sequences:
- the LOC107845651 gene encoding LOW QUALITY PROTEIN: AAA-ATPase At3g50940 (The sequence of the model RefSeq protein was modified relative to this genomic sequence to represent the inferred CDS: substituted 1 base at 1 genomic stop codon), with the protein product MSPDEMTNLKTVISTIASVTATVMLVRSVANDLIPKEFRSFVFDNFHELFCRFSSNFTILIHEFQGPSPNLVFEAVEVYLGTIVNSSTKSIRIGKTENDKGLVITMEKDEEIIDVFEDVKVKWRMECRRIESGSQNEEIRDMIAALCSELRCYELSFHKRHKQKVLNSYLPYIMERSKSAKEESRAIKLHSNFRNWGPDGMKLEHPMTLDTLAIDEEVKAALVDDLASFVKGKEYYSRIGKAWKRGYLLYGPPGTGKSSLIAAMANHLNYDVYDLDLTEVRSNSSLRSLLLGMSGRSILVIEDIDCSINIENREKVEEKENTIGXVTLSGILNFLDGIWSCCGEERIIVVTTNHIDKLDAALLRPGRMDMHIHMSYCRLSAFKQLVFNYLGIRQHELFDQIGQLLEEVEVTPAEVAGELLRSKNPSISLRGLLEFLENKIAERERLKAETELREQNEVAEEEPKDATKPESKFDSSEDLTHIVDH